The DNA window CTGGAAAAGCACGGTGGGGTGACCTGCCGACAGCTGCATCCGTTACGTCCGACGAAGGCGAAGAACTCCTCGAGCAGGCCTGGGAAACCACAACAGAAACGTTCCAGCGAAATCTGGACCGGGTGAAGAAAGCACTCGAGGAACGCAGCGACGACGAGATCATGCGTGACGAGGGGCTCGCTCGGCACGCCTTCCAGCGCGTCGGTGCCTCCCGTGGCCCGTCGATCTGCCTATACGATCAACATGCGACCGGCATCCGCCATCGCGGACAGCTCGATCGCCTCCTCGAGGACACTGACGAGAGCGAGACGTGCTGGATCGTGCCGGCAGACGTTCATTTCTAAGTAGTCATGCCCCAAATCACCAACTGGACACGAGAGACTCGAACACCCACACTGGCATATCGAAACACGGAGACTGGAGCGCGAGCTGTTCTGCATCGCGCGCCAGATTCCTACGCATACAAGTGGCGGGCAGCGATCCTCGTCGACGGCTATCCAGTGTGGTCGCAGGGCTTCGAGACAAAAGAAGCGACCAGCTTTCGGGATGCACTCCGGAACCGTCCAGCCCCCGAACACTCTTGTCCCGAGTGTCCGAACGACGTCGTCATCGTCGGCCAGAAGTTGGTCCCGTCACAAAGTCGTCTAGAGTTCACCTCTGGTAGCGTCAACTGACACTTCCAATGTGATGGCTGTTTTGGCTGACTGAGCGATAACTGAATTCGGTGTCAGCGTTCAATCAGTCTACTGTATGCAGCACGGTCGCTGAAACCTATCATCGCTTGAGGATTCCAACACAGCCCAGTATTTCAAATCTGGGCATGTCCATCCGGAAATCTCAGACCCGTCATCGAGAAATCGGCCTGCCCCCCTTACGTGAAGAATCGCGAGGACACGGGCACCGAAATGATAAGGATTTCCGTCTAAAGAAGTATATGACTAAGAAGAGCGAGCCGCCACAGCAGTCTTCGCACAGTAATGCACTAACGATCTTCGCAGTGGTAAGCACGGCGCTCGCCGTACTGCTCGTCTTCACATACTTGCAATACGTCTTGCTCGCGATCGTGCTCGCATACGTTCTCACACCCGTACAACGGAGACTCGAGCAATGGCTGAGCTCGGCGACGGCAGCGGTCGCCACCATCGCGATGTCGATAGTCGTATTTTTCATTCCGGTCGTATACGTCCTCGCTATCGCTTTTCAGCAGGGCCTGGCACTCTTCACCGCAATCCAGGAGGGAGCGTTCAGACCGGGCCGTATCGAGGACCGATTCGAAACCATCGGATTCGTCGTCGACCTCGACCTGTTGTACGCGACCTATCAGGATCCTATCACGCAGACCGCGCAGCGACTCGCCACTGGCACACTCTCCGTCATCGGCGGCCTCCCGGGTGTGCTGATTGGGCTCACCGTGACAGGTTTTGTCCTCTTCGCACTGTTACGCGACGGCGACCGGTTCGTCGCGTGGCTGGAATCGGTCGTCCCCGTCGACGATCGTGTACAGCGAGAACTGTTCGTAGAGCTCGACCACCTCATGTGGGCCTCCGTCGTGGGTAACGTCGCTGTCGCGGGCATCCAAGCCGTGCTGTTGGGAATCGGACTAGCACTCGTTGGTATGTCCGGGGTCGTCTTCCTGACCGTCGCGACCTTCGTCCTCACGCTGCTCCCGCTCATCGGCGCGTTCGGTGTCTGGGTGCCAGTTTCGGTCTATCTTCTTCTGGTCGGACGGCCCGTGGCAGCGAGCGCGATACTGGTGTATGGTTCGATAATTAGCGTCTCCGACATCTACCTTCGGCCAGTAATCATCGGTCGGAGCGGGGCGATCAATGCGGCGACCATCGTGGTGGGCATTTTTGGGGGACTCGTCGTGTTTGGTGCGATTGGCCTGTTCATCGGCCCCGTAGTCCTTGGGGGAGCGAAAATCATACTCGACCTATTCGCCCGGGAGAACGCGCAACCGGTCGCCGACTAATTGCAACCGTCTCCGTCATCCATTTCACCCCTGAATAATCAGCTCTCGATATCTCTCCGGCTGCAAGAACAGGGGTGGGACAGGTATAACCGTCCAGCACCCCTCTAGGTAGAGAGCTACCCCATGGATATCTTTGAGATTCTCTCGACGGAGTTCACCGAGTTCGACATCGGAACCCCGCTCTCGAAGGTCGCCGGAGCGTTCGAGAACCAGGAACTCGATGCCGTCGTCGTAACAGACGGCGACGAGTATCGCGGTGTCGTTAGCCGTCGACAGCTGGCGTCCTCGTCCAACCAGCCCTCGGCGAAGGTCGGCTCACAGGCACAGCACGTCCCGACTGTCGAGCGCACCGAGGATGTCCGCGAGGTCGCGCGGCTCATGATCGGCAGCGACGCCAAAACGCTCCCCGTACTCGACGACGACCGTGTCGTCGGCGTAGTGACCGGCGATTCGGTCCTCGAGGCCGTCCGTCCGTTTCTCGACGCAGTGACCGTCGACGATGCCTACACAACGGAGTTGATCAGTGCGACCCCTGAAACCACGATCGGGAAAGCACTCAATATGCTTCGAGAAGCCGGGATCGCCCATCTCCCAGTCGTTGACGGGGACGACCTCGTGGGGATGGTGAGCCTGTACGACGTCATCGAGTTCACGACGCGAGGCGGCAGCAAGAGCCAGGGCGGTTCGTCGAGCGGCTTCGGTGGCCGCGGCGGTAGTGGGCAGAACCGTGGTGGGTTCGGCGCGCGCGAGGGCGATGCCGACCGGATGCTCGATCTCCCGGTACGGAACCTGATGTCCGATACAGTTACGACGGTCGAGCGGAGCGCACCGCTCGACGGGGTCGTCGAGACGATGTTCGAGCGGGAGATCTCCTCGCTCGTCGTCACGGCCGACGATACCGACGAGCCGATCGGTATCATCACGAAAACGGACGTCATCCAGGCGCTCACCTGGGAGCGCGACGACCAGAACGCCGTGCAGGTGTTCGGGCTCGACCTGCTGGAGGGGATGGACTACGACGATGTCTCCGCGCTGATCGAGCGCATGACCTCGAAGTACGGCGAGATGAGCGTGATCAAGGCCAGCATCGAACTGCAGGAGCACAAGGAACAGAGCCGGGGTGTGCCGCTGGTACTCGCACGGATTCGACTGGTAACCGACCGTGGCTACTTCACTGCCGATGGGGAGGGATACGGTGCCTCCCACGCCCTCCGTCTCGCAGCGAACGCTGTCGAACGCCAACTCCTCAAGGGGAAGACCTACGGCCACTCGAAGAAGCATCCCGACACTGACGAGCAGGAACAGCTCTATGGCTGGTGGCTTGGCGGGTGATCAGATCAATGTCTACAAACAGACGAGTACTCGTTTCTAGCCGGTATGCTCACTAACTGTCAAAGCGAGCCTGGATCTTTTGCTATGCACCGGTGAAGAACTAACGGGTGGAATACGCTGATACGTGAGCTTCCCGTACGGTTGACCAATGCGGACGCACCGTCATGGGGACGCAGTCATTCATCGACTTCATGCAGACGTATCTTCAGGACCATCCAAAACGTTGCCCGGCATGTGGGAACGTCGCTCGCGCCCGCCTGGAGTGGCGAATAGAAAAGCGCGATGAAGACGGCCTCCACTTCGTGCATACTTGCCCATGGTGTGGTGCGGAGGACGACGTGTTTCTCAATCTCGAGCCAGAATACGAGCGAAATAGGCGGTAGGAAGTGCTAAGGCTGACGTGTAACTCTTATAATGAAATGTCCGTGGGACGTGAAAATGTCGCCTCTTCATGGCTCGAAAGATGCTCCGGCATTCCTTGAGGAGACGGTTGCGGAGATTGTAGCGTTTCGCTCCCGTCTGGTAGGAGCGTTTATGATCCTCCTGATCGGCTGAGTTCCCAGTGTCGCAGCTGCCAAGGTGGTACAAACAACGAAGCAGATGGAATTCACGTTCGTGAACGAGTCGGTCGACAGCGTGTGAGATCCTCCGCGCTGTCGACGGCGGGGTTCTCTCGCTGAAGTAAGATAGATGCGTACGATCACCCGAACGTGGATCTGGCCGGGACTTAACTCTGTGTTTGACGAACGAACTCGTCCAGTTCTGCTTCGATGAGTGTCGCGACGCGCTCGCTGTATTGCCAGAGTGCTGCGTTGAGTCGCTCTTCGGTCTCGTCGTCGAGGTTGTCTCCCCCACGGAGGACGGAATCCTTGGTGATCTGTGGGTGGTACACGCAGACGACGCCAAGCGAGGAATCCGAACTCGAGGTCCCCGCTGTGTGGATTCCGTACTGATCGGTCCCCCAGACACCATCGCCGCCCTGTCGCTCCAGTTCCGAGTCGAGCGCGTCGAGGAGTTGCACCTCTTCAGGGGAGAGTACAGGTTCGTCGCCTTCGAACAGTTCAGCGTACGCCTCTTTTCGGGCACTCTTCGTCCACTGGTCCAACTGGGAACGCGCCCGTAGTACGAGCTGTCGTTCGTCTGGAAACTCGGCCATACTTCTAGCACGACGGCCAGGTGAATCAACATTCGCCCAACGTTGGCGATCGGTGGGCGTGGTGACGCCGATCATGGCAGTGCTCGAAGCCAGTGACAACCACTCACAGCTGGCCCGATTCTGTACACATAAGTCAAGAATGAGCAGGACCTCTATACTGATGAAAGTAGGCGTCTAAACAAGGCCCAGAGGATACATCCAGTACATCGTCGCTGTTATTTCGATGAAGATTTGTTCTCAATTCAAGACATAATTTATAGGCTGGGAACTGAAACCTATGGTAGAGAAGATGATTCTTGTCTGACTGTATTGAGTACGTAGAGAACGTTATCCCGGTCGGATGAG is part of the Halosolutus amylolyticus genome and encodes:
- a CDS encoding AI-2E family transporter, with the protein product MTKKSEPPQQSSHSNALTIFAVVSTALAVLLVFTYLQYVLLAIVLAYVLTPVQRRLEQWLSSATAAVATIAMSIVVFFIPVVYVLAIAFQQGLALFTAIQEGAFRPGRIEDRFETIGFVVDLDLLYATYQDPITQTAQRLATGTLSVIGGLPGVLIGLTVTGFVLFALLRDGDRFVAWLESVVPVDDRVQRELFVELDHLMWASVVGNVAVAGIQAVLLGIGLALVGMSGVVFLTVATFVLTLLPLIGAFGVWVPVSVYLLLVGRPVAASAILVYGSIISVSDIYLRPVIIGRSGAINAATIVVGIFGGLVVFGAIGLFIGPVVLGGAKIILDLFARENAQPVAD
- a CDS encoding CBS domain-containing protein, with the protein product MDIFEILSTEFTEFDIGTPLSKVAGAFENQELDAVVVTDGDEYRGVVSRRQLASSSNQPSAKVGSQAQHVPTVERTEDVREVARLMIGSDAKTLPVLDDDRVVGVVTGDSVLEAVRPFLDAVTVDDAYTTELISATPETTIGKALNMLREAGIAHLPVVDGDDLVGMVSLYDVIEFTTRGGSKSQGGSSSGFGGRGGSGQNRGGFGAREGDADRMLDLPVRNLMSDTVTTVERSAPLDGVVETMFEREISSLVVTADDTDEPIGIITKTDVIQALTWERDDQNAVQVFGLDLLEGMDYDDVSALIERMTSKYGEMSVIKASIELQEHKEQSRGVPLVLARIRLVTDRGYFTADGEGYGASHALRLAANAVERQLLKGKTYGHSKKHPDTDEQEQLYGWWLGG
- a CDS encoding DUF7539 family protein, translating into MAEFPDERQLVLRARSQLDQWTKSARKEAYAELFEGDEPVLSPEEVQLLDALDSELERQGGDGVWGTDQYGIHTAGTSSSDSSLGVVCVYHPQITKDSVLRGGDNLDDETEERLNAALWQYSERVATLIEAELDEFVRQTQS